The Flavobacteriaceae bacterium 3519-10 genome includes a window with the following:
- a CDS encoding LSU ribosomal protein L25p encodes MKSITIQGTKRENVGKKSTKALRDAELVPCVVYGGAETLNFSAEERSFKGLVYTPEAHTVSIEVDGNTIPAVLQDIQFHPLTDKILHADFYQLDENKPVVMEVPVRLTGRSKGVVAGGAMRQSFRKLKLKALPANLPDEIVVDVTPLKIGSKLYVGDIPTENFTFMHPDNAVVVAVKMSRTASKGGAAADDDEEETTAEGEAPAAEETSAE; translated from the coding sequence ATGAAATCAATTACAATTCAAGGTACAAAAAGAGAAAACGTGGGCAAAAAGTCTACTAAAGCTTTACGTGATGCTGAATTAGTTCCTTGTGTTGTTTACGGAGGCGCCGAAACCCTTAATTTTTCTGCTGAAGAAAGATCTTTCAAAGGTTTGGTATATACTCCTGAAGCACACACGGTATCTATTGAGGTTGACGGAAACACCATTCCTGCCGTACTTCAGGACATCCAGTTTCACCCGCTTACCGATAAGATTCTGCACGCAGATTTCTATCAGCTGGACGAAAACAAACCAGTAGTAATGGAAGTTCCTGTAAGACTTACAGGCCGTTCTAAAGGTGTTGTTGCCGGTGGTGCAATGCGTCAGTCATTCAGAAAACTGAAACTTAAAGCACTTCCTGCTAACCTACCGGACGAAATCGTGGTAGATGTTACGCCACTTAAAATTGGGAGCAAACTCTATGTGGGCGATATCCCAACAGAAAATTTCACATTCATGCACCCGGATAACGCGGTAGTTGTGGCAGTGAAAATGTCTAGAACTGCAAGTAAAGGCGGTGCCGCTGCAGATGATGACGAAGAAGAAACAACTGCAGAGGGCGAAGCTCCGGCAGCAGAAGAAACTTCAGCAGAGTAA